The following are encoded together in the Ignavibacteriales bacterium genome:
- a CDS encoding DUF4386 domain-containing protein, with protein MNSNKKTSRIIFLFWVLYAVPAIFSLQYVQPKLIVLGDAVATSNNIIGHEFLFRMGIVSHLLAQIFLLFFGMTVFHLFKGVNKTWAAIFWTSILMTVAITFINTLNFVGPLIVLSKADYLNVFQQDQLHAFVMIFLRLSNFGQALYEVFWGMYLFAFGLLIIKSSYIPRFLGVLLIIGSIGFPINTFTKLLIPEFYPALFTQMTMFFSGLGVLPTLFWILIVGLKINTQTIDKQ; from the coding sequence ATGAATTCAAACAAAAAGACATCAAGAATTATATTTTTATTTTGGGTACTATATGCTGTACCCGCTATTTTTAGTCTGCAGTATGTCCAACCCAAATTGATTGTACTTGGAGATGCCGTAGCGACATCAAATAACATTATTGGTCATGAGTTTTTATTTCGTATGGGGATTGTGAGTCATCTTTTAGCACAAATCTTTTTGTTGTTTTTTGGGATGACTGTTTTTCACCTTTTTAAAGGAGTTAATAAAACATGGGCAGCCATATTTTGGACATCAATATTGATGACTGTTGCCATAACTTTTATCAATACACTTAACTTTGTCGGTCCTCTCATCGTACTCAGCAAGGCTGATTACTTGAATGTATTTCAACAAGATCAACTTCATGCATTTGTAATGATATTCCTCAGACTAAGCAACTTTGGACAAGCACTATATGAAGTATTTTGGGGAATGTATCTTTTTGCATTTGGATTGCTCATCATAAAATCAAGTTACATTCCAAGATTTCTGGGTGTATTGCTTATCATCGGAAGTATAGGCTTTCCGATAAATACTTTTACAAAGTTACTTATCCCGGAATTTTATCCAGCGCTATTTACACAAATGACGATGTTTTTTAGTGGTCTTGGGGTACTCCCGACCCTCTTTTGGATTTTGATTGTAGGTTTAAAAATTAATACGCAAACAATTGACAAACAATAA
- a CDS encoding GNAT family N-acetyltransferase: MKKNYLTTRLILNELSLNDEQFIMELVNTPEWIKFIGDRNIRTQEDARVYIQKIIDNSAVNYWIVKLQEQNIPIGIITFIKRDYLEHYDIGFAFLSKFTKKGYAYEATTTVLNDIINDLTHTHILATTVQENIDSIKLLEKLGFRFEKEIEDGNDLLLVYSISVDKLLINQVTHNFFNLFTNASQQKPILEKIQNICLPETIIIKKSKDKEDILNINAFIEPRKKILSDGTLTEFEEYEIFEETRVVANIAQRFSKYQKKGYLNGNYFEEKAINYFSISRQTKVGK; this comes from the coding sequence ATGAAAAAAAATTATTTAACGACCAGACTTATACTAAATGAATTAAGTTTGAATGATGAACAATTTATAATGGAGTTAGTAAACACGCCAGAATGGATAAAATTTATTGGTGATAGAAATATCAGAACGCAAGAGGACGCAAGAGTTTATATTCAAAAAATAATTGATAATTCAGCTGTTAATTATTGGATCGTAAAACTACAAGAGCAAAATATACCAATCGGTATAATAACTTTTATCAAACGCGATTACTTAGAACATTACGATATTGGTTTTGCCTTTCTTTCAAAATTTACTAAAAAAGGTTATGCATATGAGGCTACCACAACTGTATTAAATGATATAATAAACGACCTTACTCATACACACATTCTTGCTACAACAGTACAAGAAAACATAGATTCAATAAAACTTTTAGAAAAATTGGGATTTCGATTTGAAAAAGAAATTGAAGACGGAAACGATTTATTGTTGGTCTATTCTATTTCAGTTGACAAACTATTAATTAATCAGGTAACACATAACTTTTTTAACTTATTTACAAATGCAAGTCAACAGAAACCTATTTTGGAAAAAATTCAGAATATATGTTTACCTGAAACTATTATTATTAAAAAGAGTAAAGACAAAGAGGATATTCTCAATATAAACGCATTTATTGAACCAAGAAAAAAAATTCTTTCAGATGGGACACTTACGGAATTTGAGGAATATGAAATATTTGAAGAAACAAGAGTGGTCGCTAATATAGCGCAGCGTTTTTCTAAATATCAAAAGAAAGGATACTTGAATGGAAATTATTTTGAGGAAAAGGCAATAAACTATTTCAGTATATCAAGACAAACAAAGGTTGGAAAATAG